The Sphingomonas alpina genome has a segment encoding these proteins:
- a CDS encoding acetolactate synthase large subunit, whose protein sequence is MKASDIFIKCLEDEGVEYVFGVPGEENLDFLDSLSRSSIKLILTRHEQGAGFMAATYGRHTGKTGVCLATLGPGATNLVTAAAYATLGGMPILMVTGQKPIRKSKQGRFQILDVVDMMRPITKYTHQLASADNIPSRVRECFRLAEEEKPGATHLEFPEDVADEQTEARPIRSSLARRPSAEPKAVRAAVKRLEQAKAPVLVIGAGANRKMTGRMLLQFVEKTGIPFVTTQLGKGVIDETHPKFLGCAALSAGDFVHRAIDAADLIVNVGHDVIEKPPFFMKSGGCDVIHVSSRTAEVDPVYFPQIEVIGDIANAIWQMKEDIVPQHWGCETMLAARAAELAHTATLDGDTRFPIFPSYLVRKVREAMPNDGIICLDNGIYKIWFARNYAARQQNTVLLDNALATMGAGLPSAMASAMVYPERKIMAICGDGGFMMNSQEMETAVRLKLNLTVLILNDGGYGMIRWKQANMGFADFGLTYGNPDFVKYAEAFGAHGHRVESAAHLPDLLKQTLNAPGVHLIDCPVDYADNDRILNHEIKELSATASTSTSTST, encoded by the coding sequence ATGAAAGCTTCGGACATCTTCATAAAATGCCTCGAAGACGAGGGCGTGGAATATGTCTTCGGCGTCCCTGGCGAAGAGAATCTCGATTTCCTCGATAGTCTGTCGCGCTCCTCCATCAAGTTGATCCTGACCCGACACGAGCAGGGCGCGGGGTTCATGGCCGCCACCTATGGCCGTCATACCGGCAAGACCGGGGTATGCCTGGCGACGCTTGGTCCCGGTGCGACCAATCTGGTGACGGCGGCGGCCTATGCCACGCTTGGCGGCATGCCGATCCTGATGGTCACCGGACAGAAGCCGATCCGGAAATCGAAACAGGGCCGTTTCCAGATTCTCGACGTGGTCGACATGATGCGCCCGATCACAAAATACACCCATCAACTCGCCAGCGCCGACAATATCCCGAGCCGGGTGCGCGAATGTTTCCGCCTCGCCGAGGAAGAAAAACCCGGCGCGACCCATCTCGAATTCCCCGAGGATGTGGCCGACGAACAAACCGAAGCCAGGCCGATCAGATCGAGCCTTGCGCGCCGCCCCTCGGCGGAGCCCAAGGCGGTCCGCGCAGCGGTCAAACGGCTCGAACAGGCCAAGGCCCCGGTGCTGGTGATCGGCGCCGGCGCCAACCGCAAGATGACCGGGCGGATGCTGCTGCAGTTCGTCGAAAAGACCGGCATTCCCTTCGTCACCACCCAGCTTGGCAAGGGCGTGATCGACGAGACGCATCCCAAATTTCTCGGCTGCGCGGCGTTGTCGGCGGGCGACTTCGTCCACCGCGCGATCGACGCGGCTGACCTGATCGTCAATGTCGGTCATGATGTCATCGAAAAACCGCCCTTCTTCATGAAATCGGGCGGCTGTGACGTCATCCACGTCTCGAGCCGCACCGCCGAGGTCGACCCGGTCTATTTCCCGCAGATCGAGGTGATCGGCGATATCGCCAATGCGATCTGGCAGATGAAGGAGGATATCGTACCCCAGCATTGGGGCTGCGAAACCATGCTCGCCGCGCGTGCCGCCGAGCTGGCGCACACCGCCACGCTCGACGGCGATACGCGCTTTCCGATCTTCCCGTCCTATCTGGTTCGCAAAGTGCGCGAGGCGATGCCGAATGACGGCATCATCTGCCTCGACAATGGCATCTACAAGATATGGTTCGCGCGCAATTATGCCGCGCGGCAGCAGAACACCGTGCTGCTCGACAATGCGCTCGCGACGATGGGCGCCGGCCTGCCCTCGGCGATGGCGTCGGCGATGGTCTATCCGGAGCGCAAGATCATGGCGATCTGCGGCGATGGCGGGTTCATGATGAACAGCCAGGAAATGGAGACCGCCGTCCGGCTGAAGCTCAACCTGACCGTGCTGATCCTCAATGACGGCGGTTACGGCATGATCCGGTGGAAACAGGCCAATATGGGCTTTGCCGATTTCGGGCTGACCTATGGCAACCCCGATTTCGTGAAATATGCCGAGGCATTCGGCGCCCATGGCCACCGCGTCGAGAGCGCCGCGCATCTGCCAGACTTGCTCAAGCAGACGCTTAACGCGCCGGGCGTCCATCTCATCGATTGCCCGGTCGATTATGCCGATAACGACCGGAT